A DNA window from Pedobacter africanus contains the following coding sequences:
- a CDS encoding GNAT family N-acetyltransferase produces MKHIVAVSSKKQLATFIDFPHELYKADPNYVPELFIAQRDLLSPTHPFHKHSSLQCFLLYEGERVIGRIAAILNNSHNTMNNASDGFFGFFDCINDQDSANLLLDTAAKWLEDKGVKEKMIGPVNFSTNESCGLLIQGFDMPPVVMMPYNASYYPALLEGWGMRKQVDLIAWRFNGDNYDDRSVQLMGRLEDRLKRNNIVIRKINLKNFKQEAAALREVYNKAWDKNMGFVPLNDEEFDYQAKDLKLVLDPDFCLVAEQDGKLVGFGAAIPDMNQIQIKIKKGRLLPTGIFKLLFGKKKVKGIRILLLGVIDGYRKMGIEACIYGRIIKAYREKGMEYAEASWTLEHNDLVNNAIIAIKGDPYKKYRIYERALRAPETLSA; encoded by the coding sequence ATGAAGCACATTGTTGCCGTTAGCTCCAAAAAACAGCTAGCAACATTTATTGATTTTCCGCATGAGTTATACAAAGCAGATCCAAACTATGTTCCGGAGCTGTTCATTGCGCAGCGCGATCTTTTAAGCCCAACGCATCCCTTTCACAAACACTCTTCACTGCAGTGTTTTTTACTTTATGAGGGAGAACGGGTTATTGGCAGGATCGCGGCTATCCTGAACAACAGTCATAATACCATGAACAACGCCAGCGATGGTTTTTTTGGTTTTTTTGATTGTATAAATGATCAGGATTCGGCAAACCTTTTGCTGGATACAGCTGCTAAATGGCTGGAAGATAAAGGGGTTAAAGAAAAGATGATTGGTCCTGTAAACTTTTCTACCAATGAATCCTGTGGTTTATTGATACAAGGCTTTGATATGCCGCCAGTGGTGATGATGCCTTATAATGCCAGCTACTACCCTGCTTTACTGGAAGGTTGGGGCATGCGGAAGCAGGTAGACCTGATTGCCTGGAGATTTAACGGCGATAATTATGACGATCGTTCTGTACAACTTATGGGTCGTTTGGAAGACCGTCTGAAACGCAATAACATCGTGATACGCAAGATCAACCTGAAGAATTTTAAGCAGGAAGCGGCTGCCTTGCGGGAGGTGTACAATAAGGCCTGGGATAAGAACATGGGTTTTGTTCCTTTAAATGATGAGGAGTTTGATTACCAGGCCAAAGACCTGAAGCTGGTTTTAGACCCTGATTTTTGCCTGGTAGCCGAACAGGATGGCAAATTGGTAGGCTTCGGGGCTGCCATTCCGGATATGAACCAGATCCAGATCAAAATTAAGAAAGGAAGGCTTTTGCCTACCGGGATCTTTAAATTGCTGTTCGGAAAGAAAAAGGTAAAAGGCATCAGGATATTGCTGCTGGGCGTAATTGATGGTTACCGTAAAATGGGTATTGAAGCCTGCATTTACGGCAGGATCATTAAAGCCTATCGTGAAAAAGGCATGGAGTATGCCGAGGCTTCCTGGACCCTGGAACACAATGACCTGGTAAACAATGCCATCATTGCCATTAAGGGCGATCCTTATAAAAAATATAGAATTTACGAGAGAGCGCTTCGAGCGCCTGAAACGCTGAGCGCATAG
- a CDS encoding NAD-dependent epimerase/dehydratase family protein — MSKKKVLITGASGFVGYHLIEAALNAGLEVYAAVRKSSEVSHLKAFDVHYTDLDYSSVASLKQELEEKQYHYIIHAAGITKAKTKEVYDQINAMYTKNLAIAANTANILLEKFIFVSSLAALGPLEDLSAEIQDSSIAHPVTHYGASKKLAEQYLADFKNLPLLIIRPTAVYGPREKDLFILFDSINKGLEPHIGRFKQQLSFVYVKDLARVIIKALSLPMVQQQYNISDGAVYDRYALASCTKKALNRKTFKFHLPVMLVSGMAAFMDFIYAGSKNTPTLNKEKMAELTAVNWACNIERAKADLGYEPEYDLEKGVMQTVKWYKLNNWL; from the coding sequence ATGAGCAAGAAAAAGGTATTGATTACTGGTGCAAGTGGATTTGTGGGATACCACCTGATTGAAGCTGCTTTGAATGCAGGCCTGGAGGTATATGCGGCTGTCCGCAAAAGCAGCGAGGTGTCACATCTCAAAGCATTTGATGTACATTACACAGATCTGGACTACAGTTCTGTAGCCAGCCTTAAACAGGAACTGGAAGAAAAGCAATACCATTATATCATCCACGCAGCAGGCATTACAAAGGCTAAAACAAAAGAGGTATATGACCAGATCAATGCCATGTATACCAAAAATCTGGCAATAGCGGCAAATACTGCAAATATCCTGCTCGAAAAATTCATCTTTGTAAGCAGTCTGGCTGCATTGGGCCCCTTGGAAGACTTATCTGCCGAAATACAGGACAGCAGCATTGCCCACCCGGTAACCCATTACGGCGCCAGTAAAAAGCTGGCTGAGCAATACCTCGCTGATTTTAAAAATCTCCCGCTACTTATTATCCGGCCTACAGCAGTTTACGGGCCAAGGGAAAAAGATCTCTTTATTCTTTTCGACAGCATAAATAAAGGACTTGAACCCCATATTGGTCGTTTTAAACAGCAATTGAGCTTTGTTTACGTGAAAGACCTGGCCAGAGTCATCATCAAGGCCTTGAGCCTCCCTATGGTTCAGCAGCAATACAATATTTCAGATGGTGCAGTTTACGACCGTTATGCACTTGCCAGCTGTACCAAAAAGGCCCTGAACAGGAAAACCTTTAAGTTTCATTTACCCGTAATGCTGGTTTCGGGAATGGCAGCTTTTATGGATTTTATTTATGCGGGAAGCAAAAACACCCCAACACTGAACAAGGAAAAAATGGCCGAACTCACTGCCGTCAACTGGGCCTGCAATATCGAAAGGGCGAAGGCTGATCTGGGTTACGAACCCGAATACGACCTGGAAAAAGGTGTCATGCAAACCGTTAAGTGGTATAAACTGAATAATTGGTTATAA
- a CDS encoding SPFH domain-containing protein, whose translation MGLGDFFKKQLSTVIEWKDQQPELLLYKFPAPTDEVKNASKLIVAPGQGCILVYEGEIKGFISDEGLFDLQTDNHPFITNLLKLRQLFESEHKLRIYFYRKADILNQPWGTPSPVKYLDGQYHIPVELGAYGNYSMRIADPLLLFRDIIGSRNEYTTADTKALLLSRLPQTLISYLAQSKLSYLDIDAQLDRLSSDLKAQLNAGFSDLGLELKDFRIQGTSFDKETQQRIGKIADITAESRAAAEGGLSYLEIEKLKALRDAARNEAGLAGAGLQLGFGMDLGKTLNDKKEELTAYSTTTDPVVQLQKLKLLLDEDILTQEEFDAKKKEILSKM comes from the coding sequence ATGGGATTAGGGGATTTTTTTAAAAAACAGCTCAGTACTGTTATCGAATGGAAAGACCAGCAGCCAGAGTTACTGCTCTATAAATTTCCTGCACCTACCGATGAGGTTAAAAATGCAAGTAAGTTGATTGTGGCACCGGGACAAGGTTGCATCCTGGTATATGAAGGTGAAATTAAAGGTTTTATTTCTGATGAAGGCCTGTTTGACCTGCAAACAGACAACCATCCTTTTATTACCAATCTGCTCAAATTGCGGCAACTGTTTGAAAGTGAGCACAAGCTGCGCATATATTTTTATCGGAAGGCTGATATTTTAAACCAGCCCTGGGGCACGCCATCGCCTGTAAAATACCTGGATGGTCAATATCACATTCCTGTTGAACTCGGCGCCTACGGAAATTATTCCATGCGGATTGCGGATCCTTTATTGTTATTCAGGGATATTATCGGTTCGAGGAATGAATATACCACTGCCGATACAAAAGCCTTGCTCCTTTCACGTCTGCCACAAACGCTGATCTCTTATTTGGCCCAGTCGAAATTATCGTATTTGGATATTGACGCACAGCTGGACCGGCTTTCTTCAGATTTAAAAGCGCAATTGAATGCTGGTTTTTCGGACTTGGGCCTGGAGTTAAAGGATTTTAGGATTCAGGGAACTTCCTTTGATAAGGAAACCCAGCAACGGATAGGTAAAATTGCAGACATTACCGCCGAAAGCCGTGCGGCTGCCGAAGGTGGGTTAAGCTACCTGGAAATAGAAAAATTAAAAGCATTACGCGATGCCGCAAGAAACGAAGCCGGCCTGGCGGGCGCAGGTTTACAACTGGGCTTTGGAATGGACCTCGGTAAAACGCTGAATGATAAAAAAGAAGAACTTACCGCGTACAGCACAACAACCGACCCTGTTGTGCAGTTACAGAAATTAAAATTACTCCTGGATGAAGATATCCTGACCCAGGAAGAATTTGACGCCAAAAAGAAAGAAATACTGAGTAAAATGTAG
- the xseB gene encoding exodeoxyribonuclease VII small subunit — protein sequence MKTTDLTYELAYKELTAIALEIETESVSVDILAEKVKRASELIEFCQTKLRATETEVNKIIKQMENPAG from the coding sequence ATGAAGACAACGGATTTGACCTATGAATTGGCCTATAAGGAGCTGACCGCAATTGCGCTGGAGATAGAAACCGAATCGGTATCGGTAGATATACTTGCAGAAAAAGTAAAGCGGGCATCAGAGCTGATAGAATTTTGCCAGACCAAATTAAGGGCTACAGAGACTGAAGTGAACAAAATCATCAAACAAATGGAAAACCCAGCTGGCTAA
- the xseA gene encoding exodeoxyribonuclease VII large subunit — MEVHSYPSKPAAIRLSELTEQIRQTLEGAFGGRTFWVIADVTSHTYKAQRNYHYFELVEKDRSSSRIITKIMGRAWGNASINIANFERVTGQRFRNDINVLVQVAVQYTPAFGLQLNLLDIDTNFTLGLFEQQRKETLERLLRENPEFIRKSGEQYLTRNNSLSLNKVVQHIAVISSATSAGYQDFKHTLDNNSFGYRFQVDDYFTLVQGEANARQFLAKIVEVFQSGKAYDALFIIRGGGAQTDFLIFDNYDLSRAIAKFPIPVITGIGHQKNETIADLMAHTATKTPTKAAELIIAHNRAFEESLLSMQKMMLIKTYQLINYHKDQLVKFKQQTINTTKELLNEQHRSILNLSRLVLTNPKIVISNRQKDLSNIISNLQSYNRIYFANKKGYIGHFQSVVRLMSPQNILNKGFAVLKVNGRIAANADQIEPGSELTVRLAASEIKTIVKAKTAINEDNGFDL; from the coding sequence ATGGAAGTTCACTCGTATCCATCTAAGCCCGCCGCTATCCGGCTTTCTGAGCTGACTGAGCAGATCAGGCAAACGCTTGAAGGCGCTTTCGGCGGCAGGACCTTTTGGGTAATAGCGGATGTGACCAGTCACACCTATAAGGCGCAGCGTAACTACCATTACTTTGAGCTGGTAGAAAAAGACCGGTCATCCAGCAGGATCATAACAAAAATAATGGGCAGGGCCTGGGGCAATGCTTCCATTAACATTGCCAATTTTGAAAGGGTAACAGGGCAGAGGTTCCGTAACGATATCAATGTACTTGTACAGGTTGCCGTACAGTATACCCCTGCATTTGGTCTGCAGCTCAACCTCCTGGATATTGATACCAATTTCACATTGGGGCTGTTTGAGCAGCAACGTAAAGAAACACTGGAACGTCTGCTCCGTGAAAACCCAGAATTCATACGAAAATCCGGAGAACAGTACCTTACCCGCAACAACAGCTTGAGCCTGAATAAGGTGGTCCAGCATATTGCGGTAATTTCTTCAGCTACTTCGGCAGGTTATCAGGACTTTAAACATACATTAGATAACAATTCTTTTGGTTACCGCTTCCAGGTAGACGATTATTTTACTCTGGTACAGGGAGAAGCCAATGCCAGGCAGTTCCTGGCAAAAATAGTAGAAGTGTTCCAGTCCGGAAAAGCCTACGATGCCTTATTCATCATCAGGGGCGGAGGGGCACAAACCGATTTCCTGATCTTCGACAATTATGACCTGAGCCGGGCCATCGCTAAATTTCCTATCCCGGTCATTACCGGTATCGGACACCAGAAAAATGAGACCATTGCAGATTTAATGGCACATACGGCAACAAAAACGCCTACAAAAGCGGCAGAACTGATCATTGCACATAACAGGGCTTTTGAAGAAAGCCTGTTGAGCATGCAAAAAATGATGCTCATCAAAACCTACCAGCTCATCAATTACCATAAAGACCAGCTGGTAAAATTTAAGCAGCAAACCATCAATACCACCAAGGAACTGCTGAACGAACAGCACCGGAGTATTTTGAACTTATCCAGGCTGGTGCTTACCAATCCTAAGATTGTCATTTCCAACCGGCAAAAAGATCTCAGCAATATCATCAGTAATCTACAGTCCTACAACAGGATCTATTTTGCCAATAAAAAAGGATATATTGGCCATTTTCAATCGGTGGTCAGGCTAATGAGCCCGCAAAACATATTGAACAAAGGATTTGCCGTCCTTAAAGTAAACGGCAGGATTGCCGCCAATGCCGATCAGATTGAGCCAGGCAGCGAACTTACCGTACGTCTGGCCGCATCAGAAATTAAAACAATAGTAAAAGCTAAAACCGCTATAAATGAAGACAACGGATTTGACCTATGA
- a CDS encoding S66 peptidase family protein — translation MNRKHFLSFVLTTGASLSTFNTWGNEPESVKEIMIPPYLRPGDTIGITSPAGYITAEEILPSVQLMESWGFKVLTGNTIGKRDFSLGGTDDERAADFQGMLDNPDIKAIMCARGGYGAVRIIDRLDFSRFKQNPKWIIGFSDITVFHCHLNRQLNVASIHSKMCNSFPSDWTLAEPIQIETILSIKQVLSGQAVKYTGSPSTYNKYGRAEATLIGGNLSIIETLAASKSDIHTGGKILFVEDTGEYLYSIDRMFWNLKRSGKLDNLKGLIIGGFKVKPDDTGDEFGKTVYELISEKIREYEYPVCFDFPVGHQKNNFALKCGAKHVLNVDVNGSSLVSI, via the coding sequence ATGAACCGTAAACACTTTCTATCATTCGTTCTTACAACCGGTGCAAGCCTCAGTACCTTTAATACCTGGGGCAATGAGCCTGAATCTGTAAAAGAGATTATGATCCCTCCATACCTTAGGCCTGGCGATACCATTGGCATTACCTCACCGGCAGGTTACATTACAGCGGAGGAAATTCTGCCTTCAGTACAGTTGATGGAAAGCTGGGGATTTAAAGTGCTTACCGGCAATACCATAGGGAAAAGGGATTTCAGTCTGGGTGGCACAGACGACGAACGGGCGGCGGATTTTCAGGGAATGCTGGACAATCCGGACATTAAGGCAATCATGTGTGCCCGTGGCGGCTATGGCGCTGTCAGGATCATTGACCGGCTTGATTTCAGCAGATTTAAACAAAACCCCAAATGGATCATCGGCTTTAGCGACATTACCGTATTTCATTGTCATTTAAACCGCCAGCTCAATGTGGCTTCCATACATTCCAAAATGTGCAACAGTTTTCCGTCAGACTGGACCCTTGCAGAGCCCATACAAATTGAAACTATACTCTCTATCAAACAGGTATTAAGCGGCCAGGCTGTAAAGTACACAGGCTCCCCATCAACCTATAATAAATATGGCAGGGCAGAGGCTACGCTAATCGGCGGCAACCTCAGCATTATCGAAACCCTCGCTGCAAGCAAATCGGACATCCATACCGGAGGCAAAATACTTTTTGTAGAAGATACAGGCGAGTACCTGTACAGCATAGACCGGATGTTCTGGAACCTGAAACGCAGCGGTAAACTAGACAATTTAAAGGGACTGATCATAGGGGGCTTTAAAGTTAAACCTGACGATACCGGTGATGAGTTTGGAAAGACAGTATATGAACTCATTTCCGAAAAAATAAGAGAATATGAGTATCCGGTATGTTTTGATTTTCCGGTAGGTCACCAAAAGAATAACTTTGCATTGAAGTGCGGAGCAAAACACGTGCTTAATGTTGATGTCAATGGAAGTTCACTCGTATCCATCTAA
- a CDS encoding DUF6807 domain-containing protein, with protein sequence MTKRLIFFCCFLSLHSIAQTQKVSFINNSNQKKVEVLVDGRRFTSFLYPDNLEKPILYPLQTASGLTITRGFPLEKRGNERTDHPHHVGLWLNYESVNGLDFWNNSYNIPADKKIKYGWIRNVKIGKIQNGNTSGTLNYTANWERQDKKILLKEATIFVFSGTAQTRTIDRTTTLTAQTDTVYFKDIKDGMLGLRVTKELELPSDKEESYTDNNGVVTKVPSAKNGANGNYLTSEGKTGNDAWGTRGKWCMMYGQKEGQQVSVAIIDHPKNPGYPTYWHARDYGLFAANPLGQAIFSKGKESLNLTLKPGESVTFRYRIVIASGKKQTAQMLDQQAADFSK encoded by the coding sequence ATGACTAAAAGACTCATTTTTTTTTGCTGTTTTTTAAGTTTGCATTCGATTGCACAAACTCAAAAAGTAAGCTTTATAAACAATTCCAACCAGAAAAAAGTTGAGGTGCTGGTAGATGGCAGGCGCTTTACCAGTTTTCTTTATCCAGACAATCTGGAAAAGCCCATTCTTTATCCTTTACAAACAGCCAGCGGCCTTACCATAACCCGTGGCTTTCCTTTGGAAAAACGTGGCAACGAGCGCACGGATCACCCTCATCATGTGGGTTTGTGGCTGAATTATGAAAGTGTGAATGGCTTGGATTTCTGGAACAATTCGTACAATATTCCCGCAGATAAAAAAATAAAATATGGCTGGATCAGAAATGTGAAAATCGGGAAAATACAAAATGGAAATACCAGTGGGACTTTAAATTATACTGCCAATTGGGAAAGACAGGACAAAAAGATTTTGTTGAAAGAGGCCACTATTTTTGTGTTTAGCGGCACAGCCCAAACCCGGACCATCGACCGCACGACTACTTTAACTGCCCAAACGGATACGGTTTATTTTAAAGACATTAAAGATGGTATGCTGGGCTTAAGGGTAACCAAAGAACTGGAATTGCCATCCGATAAGGAGGAATCGTATACAGACAATAACGGAGTCGTTACTAAAGTCCCTTCCGCAAAAAACGGGGCAAATGGCAATTACCTGACCAGCGAAGGAAAAACAGGCAACGATGCCTGGGGAACCAGGGGCAAATGGTGCATGATGTATGGGCAGAAAGAAGGACAGCAGGTATCTGTTGCCATCATTGATCATCCTAAAAATCCCGGCTACCCTACTTACTGGCATGCCCGCGATTACGGCCTGTTTGCAGCCAACCCCTTGGGACAAGCCATTTTTAGCAAGGGAAAGGAAAGTCTGAACCTGACTTTAAAGCCGGGAGAGTCGGTTACTTTCCGTTACAGGATTGTAATCGCTTCAGGTAAAAAACAGACAGCACAAATGCTGGACCAGCAGGCAGCCGATTTTAGCAAATAG
- a CDS encoding 3-keto-disaccharide hydrolase encodes MKTTQLLILTGLVIGSTFNAVQAQSGKWTSLFNGKDLKGWKQLNGKAKYEVVNGEIVGTTVHDTPNSFLATEKNYGDFIFEVELLVDNSMNSGIQFRSLSKADYKEGRVHGYQMEVDPSDRAYSGGIYDESRRGWLYPMDINAKGKTAFKKGEWNKYRIECIGNSIRTFVNGIPTANLVDDATASGFIALQVHAIGKNDEAGKQIRWRNIRIQTENLKPSKTDNIFVVNMIPNNLSAAEKANGYSLLWDGKTTKGWIGAYKTAFPEKGWEIKDGVLSVVKSDGAESTNGGDIVTVKQYGAFEMKFDFKLTEGANSGVKYFVTLTEGNKGSAIGPEYQILDDERHPDAKLGKNGNRTLGSLYDLITSKKIPNAQRKIGEWNKGVIRVYPDNTIQYFLNGFKILEYVRGSDEFNELVAGSKYKNWKDFGMAPKGHILLQDHGDNVSFRSIKIKEL; translated from the coding sequence ATGAAAACCACACAATTACTAATTTTAACCGGTTTGGTAATCGGCAGTACATTTAATGCTGTACAGGCCCAAAGCGGAAAATGGACCAGCCTTTTTAATGGCAAGGATTTGAAGGGATGGAAACAGCTGAACGGAAAGGCTAAATACGAGGTTGTAAATGGTGAGATTGTAGGTACTACAGTTCACGATACACCCAACTCCTTTTTGGCTACGGAAAAGAATTATGGCGATTTTATCTTTGAGGTAGAACTGCTGGTAGACAATTCCATGAACTCCGGCATACAGTTCAGGAGCTTGAGTAAAGCCGATTACAAAGAGGGCCGGGTGCATGGCTACCAGATGGAGGTAGATCCTTCTGACAGGGCCTATAGCGGAGGAATTTACGATGAGAGCCGTCGTGGCTGGTTATATCCCATGGATATCAATGCTAAAGGTAAAACAGCTTTTAAAAAGGGAGAGTGGAACAAATACCGCATTGAGTGTATTGGAAACTCCATCAGGACATTTGTAAACGGCATTCCAACTGCAAACCTGGTGGATGATGCAACTGCTTCCGGTTTTATTGCACTGCAGGTCCATGCCATTGGTAAAAACGATGAGGCGGGTAAACAGATCAGGTGGAGAAACATTCGCATCCAGACAGAAAACCTGAAACCAAGCAAGACAGACAATATTTTTGTAGTAAACATGATCCCTAATAACCTGTCGGCCGCCGAAAAGGCCAATGGTTATAGCTTGTTGTGGGACGGCAAGACCACAAAAGGTTGGATAGGCGCCTATAAAACTGCTTTTCCGGAAAAGGGCTGGGAAATTAAAGACGGTGTGCTGAGTGTGGTGAAGTCTGATGGTGCTGAATCTACCAATGGTGGCGACATTGTAACCGTAAAACAGTATGGTGCCTTTGAAATGAAGTTTGACTTCAAGCTTACCGAGGGTGCCAATAGCGGAGTGAAGTATTTTGTCACGCTTACCGAAGGGAATAAAGGTTCTGCAATAGGACCGGAGTACCAGATTCTTGATGATGAGCGCCATCCTGATGCCAAACTGGGTAAAAACGGAAACAGAACACTGGGCTCGTTATACGACCTCATCACCAGCAAAAAAATACCAAATGCCCAAAGGAAAATCGGGGAATGGAATAAAGGTGTGATCAGAGTCTATCCGGACAACACGATCCAGTATTTCCTGAACGGCTTTAAAATTCTGGAATATGTGCGCGGGTCGGATGAATTCAATGAATTGGTTGCGGGCAGTAAATATAAAAACTGGAAGGACTTTGGAATGGCGCCAAAAGGCCATATCCTGCTTCAAGATCATGGAGATAATGTTTCTTTCAGAAGTATCAAAATAAAGGAACTCTAA
- a CDS encoding Gfo/Idh/MocA family protein yields MLDSRRKFIRQSAIAAAGTYLGTMGLSAKSYGNIIGANDRVRVGIVGFSDRFKDSLLPSFLNHHKELNFDIVAVSDLWNYRRDLGVEHLKSKFGHDITACRNNDELYGLKDIDAVIVSTADFQHATHCAEGVNNKCDVYCEKPFAETMEDARMALKAVKASKQIVQIGSQRRSGNNYMAAERFIKEGKFGNITMVELSWNVNQPGRWRRPELVAKLKQEDTDWKRFLINRPFEEWDPRKYLEYRLFWPYSSGMPGQWMSHQIDTVHWFTDLKHPRSVVANGGIYQWKDGRRNWDTTTAVFDYGKANDPDNGFQVIFTSRMHNGDESPAEIYYSNGGELNLNTNMVSPKGGLSAKAAAAMNMKPNLLPEMKLTDNTEKVAASANTGGDKLTSAHMRNWMECVRSRKQTNAPVEAGYYHSIANIMTNAAVRTGKKATFDEKTQEVMVDGKVFKY; encoded by the coding sequence ATGTTAGATTCAAGAAGAAAATTTATCAGGCAGTCGGCCATAGCCGCTGCCGGAACCTATCTGGGAACAATGGGTTTAAGTGCAAAGAGTTATGGAAATATCATCGGTGCTAACGACCGTGTAAGGGTGGGCATAGTGGGGTTTTCGGACCGTTTTAAGGATTCCCTGCTACCCTCCTTTTTAAACCACCATAAAGAGCTTAATTTTGATATTGTGGCGGTATCTGACCTATGGAATTACAGAAGAGATTTGGGTGTTGAGCATTTGAAATCGAAATTTGGGCACGACATTACAGCTTGTAGAAACAACGATGAGCTTTATGGCTTGAAAGACATTGATGCTGTAATCGTAAGTACGGCCGATTTTCAGCATGCCACCCATTGTGCTGAAGGTGTAAACAACAAATGCGATGTATATTGCGAAAAGCCATTTGCTGAAACAATGGAAGATGCACGCATGGCCCTGAAAGCAGTTAAAGCATCTAAGCAGATTGTTCAGATCGGCTCGCAGCGCAGAAGCGGTAACAATTATATGGCAGCTGAGCGGTTTATTAAGGAAGGTAAGTTCGGTAACATTACCATGGTAGAATTGAGCTGGAATGTTAACCAGCCAGGGCGTTGGCGCAGGCCCGAACTGGTAGCCAAACTAAAACAGGAAGATACAGACTGGAAGCGCTTTCTGATCAATCGACCGTTTGAGGAATGGGATCCACGCAAATACCTGGAGTACCGTTTATTCTGGCCCTATTCATCGGGAATGCCAGGTCAGTGGATGTCACACCAGATCGATACCGTACACTGGTTTACCGATTTAAAACACCCAAGAAGTGTAGTGGCCAATGGTGGTATTTACCAGTGGAAAGATGGACGCCGGAACTGGGATACGACTACAGCGGTATTTGATTATGGCAAGGCAAACGACCCTGATAATGGCTTCCAGGTAATATTTACTTCGAGAATGCATAATGGGGATGAAAGTCCTGCCGAGATTTATTATTCCAATGGTGGTGAGCTGAACCTGAACACCAATATGGTTTCGCCTAAAGGTGGCTTAAGTGCCAAAGCAGCAGCAGCAATGAACATGAAGCCTAACCTGTTGCCCGAAATGAAGCTTACCGATAATACAGAGAAAGTAGCTGCATCGGCCAATACGGGAGGTGATAAGCTGACATCTGCTCATATGCGTAACTGGATGGAATGTGTGAGGAGCCGCAAGCAAACCAACGCGCCGGTAGAGGCTGGTTATTACCATTCTATTGCCAATATCATGACGAATGCTGCGGTAAGGACCGGAAAGAAGGCAACTTTTGACGAGAAAACGCAGGAGGTTATGGTAGATGGGAAGGTATTTAAGTACTGA